One stretch of Argiope bruennichi chromosome 3, qqArgBrue1.1, whole genome shotgun sequence DNA includes these proteins:
- the LOC129962971 gene encoding uncharacterized protein LOC129962971, whose product MARAGGFPSPEKNDSFNSISPFLVQKAITATIGEVSSIRKMRSGDLLVQVNSKKQALQIMKLKALATFPVTVSSHASLNFSKGVITCGELFNVPLEEISEELKPQGVTHVRQITIRRDGQLLPTKHYVMTFHRPKIPEFLYAGYIKLPVRQYIPNSLRCFQCQRFGYSRANCRGTLTCARCAEKGHDSQQCNAVEKCVNCGENHASFSRSCERWKVEKEITSIKFKEDISYPEARKKVLNRTPKPGLSYASMVKTTFCVNCSCTNCAKYAPQPKNTEKSSDSEIENETNTTPVTSKSPRPKINFNSQKSLKLKLSKRGISPKDIRSKLKKSTSQNSVALGIATQGNVHKDLTSIFGKPKSTDSISLHPSDEEDELQMSCDTSPTLNKTRTNILNTSVT is encoded by the coding sequence atggccagagccggtggatTCCCGAGCCCTGAAAAGAATGATTCGTTTAATTCTATTTCACCATTCCTCGTACAGAAAGCCATTACAGCAACCATTGGTGAGGTATCTTCTATCCGGaagatgcgttctggtgacttgctggtACAGGTAAATTCCAAAAAGCAAGCACTGCAAATTATGAAACTTAAAGCCTTAGCCACCTTTCCTGTTACTGTCAGCTCTCACGCATCCCTAAATTTCTCCAAAGGAGTAATAACGTGTGGGGAATTATTTAACGTTCCTTTAGAGGAGATCTCCGAGGAACTGAAACCCCAAGGAGTAACTCATGTACGCCAGATCACCATtaggcgggatggacaactcctacCCACCAAACATTACGTAATGACCTTTCATAGACCAAAAATACCTGAATTCCTTTATGCAGGATATATAAAATTGCCTGTCCGCCAGTACATCCCTAATTCGCTAAGATGTTttcaatgccagcgttttggcTACTCCAGGGCTAACTGCCGCGGGACATTAACATGTGCCCGCTGTGCTGAAAAAGGCCACGACAGCCAGCAATGTAACGCTGtagaaaaatgtgtaaattgcGGTGAGAATCATGCATCTTTCTCTCGGTCCTGTGAACGATGgaaagtagaaaaagaaattacctctattaaatttaaagaagacaTCAGCTATCCTGAAGCtcggaaaaaagttttaaatcggACACCAAAACCTGGATTGAGCTATGCTTCCATGGTTAAAACAACCTTCTGTGTTAATTGTTCCTGCACAAATTGTGCAAAATATGCTCCCCAACCGAAAAATACTGAAAAGTCATCCGATTccgaaattgaaaatgaaacaaacacgACTCCTGTAACTAGCAAATCGCCTAgacctaaaattaattttaactctcAGAAATCACTTAAACTTAAGCTTTCGAAACGTGGAATCTCACCAAAAGACATCAGGTCAAAGTTGAAAAAATCGACATCACAAAATTCTGTCGCTTTGGGAATTGCGACACAAGGTAATGttcataaggacttaacgtccatttttggcAAACCTAAAAGTACCGATTCCATTTCCCTTCATCCGTCTGACGAGGAGGATGAGTTACAAATGAGTTGCGATACTTCGCCAACTCTTAATAAGACTCGCACCAACATTCTCAATACTTCTGTGACTTAA
- the LOC129962972 gene encoding uncharacterized protein LOC129962972, whose translation MTTLGSFPVETSYHKTMNISRGVLSEPDFIKVSETEFLEELRDQNVCAARRINIRRGDRLVPTQHVVLTFQTPVLPKSIKGGYINCKIRPYIPNPLRCFKCQRYGHSQTSCRNNENICGKCAESGHEMNACTSDISKCVNCSGSHAAFSKSCPKWILEKEIISLKIKKNITFPEARKMVNDRTPKVGVSYSSAVKSIQNTSCSQTDANITHCNCAITNPVLPTNMSSTCVQLQKTSVTSENLSPKKSAPRTSDVSKKQIAKNRKKLKSLATRPHVAEDFLKIDTSSSEFSDMELDSSASLKKNLAEGVKKKKKPPDKE comes from the coding sequence ATGACAACCCTGGGTTCCTTCCCAGTAGAAACATCTTACCATAAAACGATGAATATATCACGTGGTGTCCTTTCTGAACccgattttataaaagtttctgaaacagaatttttagaaGAACTACGAGATCAAAATGTCTGTGCCGCTCGTCGCATAAATATTCGACGAGGTGACAGACTTGTTCCCACGCAACATGTTGTTCTAACATTTCAAACGCCGGTTTTGCCTAAATCCATCAAAGGtggttatattaattgcaaaattcgaCCCTACATCCCTAATCCTCTACGCTGTTTCAAATGCCAGAGGTATGGGCATTCACAAACCAGTTgtcgaaataatgaaaatatctgtGGTAAATGTGCAGAATCTGGGCATGAAATGAATGCTTGCACATCCGATATTTCGAAATGTGTTAACTGTTCTGGCTCCCATGCTGCATTTTCCAAGTCCTGCCCTAAATGGATcctggaaaaagaaataatttcccttaagataaaaaagaatataactttCCCAGAAGCGCGAAAAATGGTGAACGATAGAACTCCAAAAGTTGGTGTTTCCTACTCATCTGCTGTTAAATCTATTCAGAATACATCCTGTTCTCAAACTGATGCAAATATTACTCACTGTAACTGCGCAATTACTAATCCAGTACTGCCCACTAACATGTCATCTACTTGCGTTCAGCTTCAAAAAACTTCTGTAACCTCTGAAAATTTGTCTCCTAAAAAGTCAGCACCACGAACTTCTGATGTTTCAAAAAAACAAATTGCGAAAAACAGGAAGAAATTGAAATCACTTGCAACAAGGCCTCATGttgctgaagattttttaaaaatcgatacgTCATCATCTGAATTTTCAGATATGGAGTTGGATTCTTCCGCTTCACTAAAGAAAAATCTTGCAGAGGgtgttaagaaaaagaaaaagcctCCAGATAAAGAGTGA